A section of the Leminorella richardii genome encodes:
- the cas2e gene encoding type I-E CRISPR-associated endoribonuclease Cas2e, with translation MIVVVANDLPPAVRGRMKLWFVEPKANVFVSGVKDSVANHVVNYLLGHCPTDAGVIIFKSLPNPPGYEIRTVGLPDKTLCEISGLQLVIEKMLTAD, from the coding sequence ATGATAGTCGTCGTTGCCAACGATCTTCCTCCCGCGGTGCGTGGCCGCATGAAGCTTTGGTTTGTCGAGCCTAAAGCTAATGTGTTTGTCTCCGGCGTTAAGGACTCCGTCGCTAATCACGTTGTGAACTATCTGCTAGGCCACTGCCCGACGGATGCGGGCGTGATCATTTTTAAAAGCCTGCCCAACCCGCCCGGCTATGAAATCAGAACCGTCGGGCTGCCTGATAAAACCCTTTGTGAGATATCTGGTTTGCAGCTGGTTATTGAGAAAATGCTGACAGCAGATTAA
- a CDS encoding 3-oxoacyl-[acyl-carrier-protein] synthase III C-terminal domain-containing protein, translating into MEQPAVNAPKTAIKIIATGIALPGEKIVSSELDAKLGKPEGYVERRSGIAWRYHASHDASQAALAAEALHNALKAGSLAPSSIDLLICASAIAVQALPCSAVHILKAAKMPDRVAGFDVNSSCVSFISALEVAAGLLNTGAYRRIAIVSADIASRGIDWDHEESSLIFGDGAACAIVERGDGTSGIVASLIEMYPEGSELCEIRAGGTRCNPRAGMSDSDFLFHMQGKPLFRFASSLIEDYFDRLLQKSGLKLADIATVVPHQASHLSLEHMRKRLRVPESALVDVYRYYGNQVAASIPTALHEAVVGGRFTPGRPVMLIGTAAGLTLAGMVLLP; encoded by the coding sequence ATGGAACAACCCGCTGTGAACGCGCCCAAGACCGCAATCAAAATCATTGCAACGGGCATTGCTCTGCCGGGCGAAAAGATTGTCTCCTCTGAGCTGGATGCAAAGCTTGGCAAGCCGGAAGGCTACGTTGAGCGGCGTTCGGGTATTGCTTGGCGCTATCATGCATCCCATGACGCCAGTCAGGCGGCGCTAGCCGCAGAGGCGCTGCATAACGCGCTCAAGGCCGGATCGCTTGCTCCGTCCTCCATCGATCTGCTTATTTGTGCCTCTGCCATTGCCGTACAGGCGCTGCCGTGCAGTGCCGTTCATATCCTCAAAGCCGCTAAAATGCCCGATCGCGTGGCGGGGTTTGACGTCAACAGCAGCTGCGTGAGCTTTATCTCTGCGCTGGAGGTGGCCGCCGGGCTGCTGAATACCGGTGCCTATCGGCGTATCGCCATCGTTTCGGCGGACATCGCGTCGCGTGGTATCGATTGGGATCACGAAGAATCGTCACTGATCTTCGGCGACGGTGCGGCCTGCGCCATCGTTGAGCGCGGTGACGGCACCAGCGGCATTGTCGCCAGCCTGATTGAAATGTACCCCGAGGGCAGCGAACTGTGTGAGATCCGCGCGGGTGGAACGCGCTGCAATCCTCGAGCCGGAATGAGCGACAGCGACTTTTTGTTTCACATGCAGGGAAAACCGCTCTTTCGCTTCGCTTCCTCCTTAATCGAAGACTATTTTGACCGCCTGCTGCAAAAAAGCGGCCTGAAGCTTGCCGATATCGCCACGGTGGTACCGCATCAGGCCAGCCACCTTTCTCTTGAGCATATGCGCAAGCGGCTGCGTGTACCGGAGTCTGCGCTGGTTGACGTGTATCGCTACTACGGCAATCAGGTCGCGGCGTCGATCCCGACCGCGCTGCACGAAGCGGTTGTCGGCGGCCGATTTACGCCGGGAAGGCCGGTGATGCTGATCGGTACTGCCGCTGGCCTGACGCTGGCAGGAATGGTGCTGTTGCCATGA
- a CDS encoding NAD-dependent epimerase/dehydratase family protein, with protein sequence MKILVTGATSGLGRNAAQYLLSEGHEVVATGRNRAAGEALKEAGATFIPLDLAQASVEECIRLMNGCEAVWHCAAKSSPWGDRASFYQANVDATRTLAQAAVSAQIPRFIHISTPAVYFDFQHHYDLPETYLARAFSSHYASSKYEAERVIVDAASRYTNTTFIMLRPRGLFGPHDSVIVPRLLQQLRRDGGVLRLPRGGEALLDLTFVQNVVHAMSLATYAQGLNSGSVYNVTNHQPQRLADMLDTLLRQQLGLRYRIKAVPWPVLSLAARGMELVGKCVDKEPPVTRYSAGTVCFDMTLSAEKAVNELGYRPRFSMDEGIALTGEWLRAHGKDYRI encoded by the coding sequence ATGAAAATTCTGGTGACGGGCGCCACCAGCGGCCTCGGGCGCAACGCGGCTCAATATCTGCTGTCGGAAGGGCATGAGGTGGTGGCGACAGGCCGTAACCGTGCGGCGGGCGAGGCGCTAAAAGAGGCAGGCGCGACCTTTATCCCTCTCGATCTGGCACAGGCCAGCGTAGAGGAGTGCATCCGGCTGATGAACGGCTGTGAGGCGGTGTGGCACTGCGCCGCGAAGTCTTCCCCCTGGGGAGATCGCGCTTCGTTTTATCAGGCCAATGTAGACGCCACGCGCACGCTGGCTCAGGCAGCAGTCAGCGCTCAGATACCGCGATTTATCCATATTTCTACGCCAGCAGTCTACTTTGACTTTCAGCACCACTATGACCTGCCGGAAACCTATCTGGCGCGCGCGTTCTCCAGTCACTACGCCAGCAGCAAATATGAAGCAGAGCGGGTGATTGTTGACGCCGCATCGAGATACACAAATACCACCTTTATCATGCTTCGCCCACGCGGGCTGTTTGGCCCCCACGACAGCGTGATTGTGCCTCGCCTGCTGCAACAGCTGCGCCGAGACGGCGGCGTGCTGCGCCTGCCGCGCGGCGGCGAAGCGCTGTTGGATCTGACCTTTGTACAGAACGTCGTGCACGCTATGTCGCTGGCGACTTACGCGCAGGGGCTGAACTCAGGCAGTGTGTATAACGTTACCAATCATCAGCCGCAGCGGCTGGCGGACATGCTCGATACGCTGTTGCGCCAGCAGCTGGGACTGCGCTATAGGATAAAGGCCGTGCCCTGGCCTGTGTTGTCGCTGGCGGCAAGGGGTATGGAGCTGGTAGGCAAGTGCGTGGATAAAGAGCCTCCGGTGACTCGCTACAGCGCTGGAACGGTCTGCTTTGACATGACGCTGAGTGCAGAAAAGGCTGTTAACGAACTGGGCTACAGGCCTCGGTTTTCCATGGATGAAGGAATTGCGCTGACGGGAGAGTGGCTAAGAGCACATGGTAAAGATTACCGCATTTGA
- a CDS encoding MBL fold metallo-hydrolase, giving the protein MVKITAFEVGYCTHVGCMALKGAGFRVCKFPSRAYLLEVGDRRWLWDTGYSSWFEHYTRSGVFRLYRQVTPVYFDPKESLAQQLYAQGLVGDDISAIILSHFHADHVAGLRDFPGVSCICSGEGWQRVRALKGIAALRQAFVPGLIPPDFESSLRFIESFETLTLPKALAPFDRGYVLPDSQGQIILVPLPGHAAGHIGAFVLTDDGWTLLAGDAAWSPANYQEMRGPSRLANLVMSEPAAYYLTLERLNQLWQGGEVDIRLCHEGDL; this is encoded by the coding sequence ATGGTAAAGATTACCGCATTTGAAGTCGGGTACTGTACCCACGTTGGCTGTATGGCTCTGAAGGGGGCGGGATTTCGGGTGTGTAAATTCCCCTCTCGCGCCTATCTGCTGGAAGTCGGCGATCGCCGATGGCTGTGGGATACCGGCTATTCCTCTTGGTTCGAACACTACACGCGCTCTGGCGTATTTCGTCTCTATCGGCAGGTGACGCCAGTCTATTTTGACCCTAAAGAGTCTTTGGCTCAGCAGCTGTACGCGCAGGGGCTGGTAGGGGATGACATCAGCGCTATTATTCTGTCGCACTTTCATGCCGATCACGTTGCCGGCCTGCGCGACTTTCCCGGCGTGTCCTGTATCTGTTCCGGCGAGGGCTGGCAGCGCGTTAGGGCGCTGAAGGGGATCGCGGCGCTGCGTCAGGCGTTTGTGCCGGGGCTGATCCCGCCGGACTTTGAGTCATCATTGAGGTTTATCGAAAGCTTTGAGACGTTGACGCTGCCCAAAGCGCTGGCGCCGTTCGATCGCGGCTATGTTTTACCCGATAGCCAAGGCCAGATTATTTTGGTTCCGCTTCCCGGTCATGCTGCCGGACACATCGGTGCGTTTGTGCTAACGGACGACGGATGGACGCTGTTAGCGGGAGATGCCGCTTGGTCTCCTGCGAACTACCAAGAGATGCGTGGCCCCTCTCGATTAGCGAATTTGGTGATGTCAGAACCTGCTGCCTACTACCTGACCCTTGAACGGCTTAACCAGCTTTGGCAGGGCGGCGAGGTGGATATCCGCCTGTGTCACGAGGGGGATTTGTGA
- a CDS encoding F390 synthetase-related protein, with the protein MIPFTLLWRYFRTRNLRFTDRADLEAWQAKRLKDFKQRVLSKSPWFRRYLSLPFEQWPMMDKSLMMAHFDDMNTAGLKRDELMLCALQSETSRDFTPKVGQFSVGLSSGTSGRRGLFVVSPQEQQIWAAGVLAKALPDGLFAGERVALFLRADNNLYQSVNSRWLSLDFYDLFAPFQEQIKRLEQRSPTLIVAPAQVLRALALAVVAGELTLSVKKVISVAEVLEEQDRTLLSLVFGEVGEIYQATEGFLASTCACGTLHLNEEFIHVEPQWLDERRFTPIITDFTRSTQPIVRYRLDDVLVASETPCPCGSATRAIARIEGRQDDQLRLPGLDGNVQTVFADPCSRALATALPLTADYRLEQTEACTLRLIADCDASTLAACREALEVLFARQGVDVAALSWSLETQTPPERFDAKRRRIIRHWGRE; encoded by the coding sequence GTGATCCCTTTTACTCTACTTTGGCGCTATTTTCGCACCCGCAATCTGCGCTTTACCGACCGGGCGGATCTTGAAGCCTGGCAGGCGAAACGCCTGAAGGACTTCAAACAGCGAGTGCTGTCGAAAAGCCCGTGGTTTCGGCGCTATCTTTCCCTGCCGTTTGAGCAGTGGCCGATGATGGACAAGTCGCTAATGATGGCGCACTTTGACGACATGAACACCGCTGGCTTGAAGCGTGACGAGCTGATGCTGTGTGCGCTGCAAAGCGAAACCAGTCGGGACTTCACGCCCAAAGTAGGCCAGTTTAGCGTCGGGCTGTCGTCAGGGACTTCCGGAAGGCGCGGGCTGTTTGTCGTCAGCCCGCAGGAGCAGCAGATTTGGGCCGCAGGCGTGCTGGCGAAAGCGCTGCCGGACGGCCTGTTTGCCGGGGAGCGCGTGGCGCTGTTTTTGCGCGCCGACAATAACCTGTACCAGAGCGTTAACAGCCGCTGGCTGAGCCTCGACTTCTACGATCTGTTTGCACCGTTTCAGGAGCAAATAAAGCGACTCGAACAGCGTTCACCAACCCTGATAGTGGCTCCTGCTCAGGTGCTGCGCGCGCTGGCGCTGGCGGTTGTCGCCGGAGAGCTGACTCTGAGCGTCAAAAAGGTGATTTCAGTGGCGGAAGTGCTGGAGGAGCAGGACAGAACGCTGCTGAGTCTGGTTTTTGGTGAGGTCGGTGAGATTTATCAGGCGACGGAAGGGTTTTTGGCCTCCACCTGTGCCTGCGGTACGCTGCACCTGAACGAAGAGTTCATTCACGTCGAGCCGCAGTGGCTGGACGAGCGCCGATTTACGCCGATTATTACTGACTTTACCCGCAGCACCCAGCCCATTGTGCGCTATCGTTTGGACGACGTGCTGGTGGCCAGCGAGACACCGTGCCCGTGCGGTAGCGCAACCCGCGCCATTGCCCGCATTGAAGGGCGGCAGGATGACCAGCTTCGGCTGCCCGGCCTCGATGGCAATGTGCAGACCGTTTTCGCCGACCCCTGTAGCCGCGCGCTGGCGACGGCGCTGCCGCTGACGGCGGACTATCGGTTGGAGCAGACGGAGGCCTGTACGCTGCGTCTGATAGCCGACTGCGATGCCTCTACGCTGGCTGCGTGCCGAGAAGCGCTGGAGGTTCTGTTCGCTCGGCAGGGCGTTGATGTGGCTGCGCTGAGCTGGTCGCTAGAGACGCAGACGCCGCCGGAAAGGTTTGACGCCAAGCGGCGGCGCATTATTCGCCACTGGGGCAGGGAGTGA